One Nonomuraea angiospora DNA segment encodes these proteins:
- a CDS encoding ATP/GTP-binding protein translates to MSPRRARRRESSRPFGFPTGLDKVEEWPDGEWKVRMLTGASSTKNYRCPGCDQEIRSGQSHLVAWPNWPGGDEERRHWHTACWRKRLDRGPGRTRY, encoded by the coding sequence ATGAGCCCCCGCCGCGCCCGCCGCAGGGAGTCCTCTCGTCCCTTCGGCTTCCCGACCGGGCTGGACAAGGTGGAGGAATGGCCCGACGGCGAGTGGAAGGTGCGCATGCTCACCGGCGCCTCCTCGACCAAAAACTACCGATGTCCGGGCTGCGACCAGGAGATCCGCAGCGGCCAGTCGCACCTCGTCGCCTGGCCCAACTGGCCGGGAGGCGACGAGGAGCGCCGCCACTGGCACACCGCCTGCTGGCGCAAGAGACTCGACCGCGGCCCCGGCCGCACCCGTTACTGA
- a CDS encoding alpha/beta hydrolase: protein MEIRAATVLPARREPIELETGDGLTLVGELALPLDRPPVATLVTLHPLPTHGGFMDSHVYKKAANRLPALADLAVLRFNTRGTSSERGTSEGTFDGGEGERFDVAAALEYAEFHDLPHVWVVGWSFGTELTLKWAHDPLVEGAILLSPPLHRATDQDLDAWARFGRPLTVLVPEFDDYLRPDEARARFARVPQAEVIGVDGAKHLWVGEPYVRIALNEIVKRVNPAAWPLPTDV from the coding sequence GTGGAGATTCGCGCGGCCACCGTGCTGCCCGCCCGGCGCGAGCCGATCGAGCTGGAGACGGGCGACGGCCTGACCCTGGTCGGCGAGCTGGCCCTGCCCCTCGACCGTCCCCCCGTCGCGACGCTGGTGACGCTGCACCCGCTGCCCACCCACGGCGGGTTCATGGACAGCCACGTCTACAAGAAGGCCGCCAACCGGCTGCCCGCCCTCGCCGACCTGGCCGTGCTGCGCTTCAACACCCGGGGCACGTCCAGCGAGCGCGGCACCTCGGAGGGGACGTTCGACGGGGGCGAGGGCGAGCGGTTCGACGTGGCGGCGGCGCTGGAGTACGCCGAGTTCCACGACCTGCCCCACGTGTGGGTGGTCGGCTGGTCGTTCGGCACGGAGCTGACGCTGAAGTGGGCGCACGACCCGCTGGTGGAAGGCGCGATCCTGCTCTCGCCGCCGCTGCACCGGGCCACCGACCAGGACCTGGACGCCTGGGCGCGGTTCGGCCGGCCGCTGACGGTGCTGGTGCCCGAGTTCGACGACTACCTGCGGCCCGACGAGGCCCGCGCGCGGTTCGCGCGGGTGCCGCAGGCCGAGGTCATCGGGGTGGACGGGGCCAAGCACCTGTGGGTGGGGGAGCCGTACGTCCGCATCGCGCTGAACGAGATCGTCAAGCGGGTCAATCCGGCCGCGTGGCCGCTGCCCACGGACGTCTGA
- a CDS encoding LamG-like jellyroll fold domain-containing protein, with protein sequence MPDPAPAVAAKTVEPPQTVQPPEDSALALARSAGKPVEVESQRSETRQVWAKPDGTFTLEQYVRPVRVRKSDGWVPVDTTLRLRPDGAVETVATAADLTFSGGGSGPLARMARGAKTLELGWQGTLPKPTLNGDTATYAEVMPGVDLQVTADVDGFSHVLVVKSRAAAAGLTELAYPLSVTGLSVKTDSAGNLEAVDESGGTIFIAPTPKMWDSEGIAGPKALREGRSPEARESAMGVELAGRQLRLRPDKKMLADPKTKFPVYLDPYFSAARGSWTAVWKNWPNSNYLNSSDVARVGKISSTQTNRSFFQMATGSTIHGKQIIKATLRTYETWSYSCSARKVEAWGTGAISKSTTWSNPPAKTRLLSTVNVAKGYGTGSCAPGGVEFDVTSWAADAAAKKWSSMTIGLYATSETDLYAWKKFKNNPVAVIEYNSIPSDPVAADAWSDPGGPCVSGDGRPVISTASPKLWAKLKDTDNSVKGRFEWYNAAGTKTGEYVTATGSSGSAYYATIPVSLYADGALIRWRVRAEDGKANSAWSPWCEATVDATAPGREPVVTSPEYAEEGWNDGVGLAGTFKFDPNGVTDVAAYVYGLDTTPKSEVAPAADGTATIALTPRHDGPNVLSVRSKDRAGQLGPIRTYVFNVNSGKGPNGHWALDEGQGTVAADAANAHPATLYGATWTTGKTGMGLRLANAYAQTSGPIADTSRNLTVTAWARLTGNAATATVVTQEGSRTGGFTLQYSKSDDRWALVRASSDADGAATVKALSAAAPRLNEWTHLAGVYDSAAGQISLYVNGKLESTVAFTQPWNATGPLTIGRGKVNGAAAESWPGDVDEVRVYGRAMFADEVADLVNSAATLVGHWKLDEESGTSAAESSGRSTAATLAGGASWTDGWLDGALALDGVNGYAQTTGSAVSTRSSFTVAAWVQLDYLPTADTAAVAQPGSRAAGFQLGFDKEQQRWTLGMRAADTDTATLVRTRSDDIPNPLEWTHIAGVYDALAGELRIYINGRLSTTTITSHASAWNATGPLQLGRTKTAGAFTGYWPGAVDDVRTYDGVLSAEQIAQLAAQ encoded by the coding sequence GTGCCTGATCCGGCGCCCGCCGTCGCGGCGAAGACCGTGGAACCCCCGCAGACCGTCCAGCCGCCCGAGGACTCCGCGCTCGCCCTCGCCCGCAGCGCGGGCAAGCCCGTCGAGGTGGAGTCGCAGCGCAGCGAGACCCGCCAGGTCTGGGCCAAGCCCGACGGCACGTTCACCCTGGAGCAGTACGTCCGCCCAGTGCGCGTGCGCAAGTCCGACGGCTGGGTCCCGGTGGACACCACGCTCCGCCTGCGCCCGGACGGCGCGGTCGAGACGGTCGCCACGGCGGCCGACCTGACGTTCTCCGGCGGTGGTTCCGGACCGCTCGCCCGCATGGCGCGCGGCGCCAAGACGCTGGAGCTGGGCTGGCAGGGCACGCTCCCCAAGCCCACGCTGAACGGCGACACCGCCACCTACGCCGAGGTCATGCCGGGCGTGGACCTCCAGGTCACCGCGGACGTGGACGGCTTCTCCCACGTGCTGGTGGTCAAGTCCCGGGCCGCGGCGGCGGGCCTGACCGAGCTCGCCTACCCCCTCTCGGTCACCGGCCTGTCGGTGAAGACGGACAGCGCGGGCAACCTGGAGGCCGTCGACGAGAGCGGAGGGACGATCTTCATCGCGCCCACGCCGAAGATGTGGGATTCCGAGGGCATCGCCGGCCCGAAGGCGCTCAGGGAAGGCCGTTCCCCGGAGGCCCGCGAGTCCGCGATGGGCGTGGAACTGGCGGGCAGGCAGCTGCGGCTGAGGCCGGACAAGAAGATGCTGGCGGATCCGAAGACCAAGTTCCCCGTCTATCTGGACCCGTACTTCTCGGCCGCCCGCGGCTCGTGGACGGCGGTCTGGAAGAACTGGCCCAACTCCAACTACCTCAACTCCAGCGACGTCGCCCGGGTCGGCAAGATCAGCTCCACCCAGACGAACCGCTCGTTCTTCCAGATGGCCACCGGCTCGACCATCCACGGCAAGCAGATCATCAAGGCGACGCTGCGCACGTACGAGACGTGGTCGTACTCATGCAGCGCCCGCAAGGTGGAGGCCTGGGGGACCGGCGCGATCAGCAAGAGCACCACCTGGAGCAACCCGCCGGCGAAGACCAGGTTGCTCTCCACGGTGAACGTGGCCAAGGGCTATGGCACGGGGTCCTGCGCGCCCGGCGGCGTGGAGTTCGACGTCACGTCGTGGGCCGCCGACGCCGCCGCCAAGAAGTGGAGCTCCATGACCATCGGTCTCTATGCCACCAGCGAGACCGACCTGTACGCCTGGAAGAAGTTCAAGAACAACCCGGTCGCCGTCATCGAGTACAACTCGATCCCGTCCGACCCGGTGGCCGCCGACGCCTGGTCGGACCCGGGCGGCCCCTGCGTCTCCGGTGACGGGCGGCCGGTCATCAGCACGGCCAGCCCCAAGCTGTGGGCCAAGCTCAAGGACACCGACAACTCGGTCAAGGGCCGCTTCGAGTGGTACAACGCCGCCGGGACGAAGACCGGCGAGTACGTCACCGCGACCGGTTCGTCCGGCTCCGCCTACTACGCGACGATCCCGGTCAGCCTGTACGCGGACGGCGCGCTGATCCGCTGGCGGGTCCGGGCCGAGGACGGCAAGGCCAACAGCGCCTGGAGCCCTTGGTGCGAGGCCACCGTGGACGCCACCGCCCCCGGCAGGGAGCCGGTCGTGACCTCGCCCGAGTACGCCGAGGAGGGCTGGAACGACGGCGTCGGCCTGGCCGGCACCTTCAAGTTCGACCCCAACGGCGTCACCGACGTGGCCGCGTACGTCTACGGCCTGGACACCACGCCCAAGTCCGAGGTCGCGCCCGCCGCGGACGGCACGGCCACGATCGCGCTCACCCCGCGCCACGACGGCCCCAACGTCCTGTCGGTGCGCAGCAAGGACCGCGCGGGCCAGCTCGGCCCGATCCGCACCTACGTCTTCAACGTCAACAGCGGCAAGGGCCCGAACGGCCACTGGGCGCTGGACGAGGGCCAGGGCACCGTGGCCGCCGACGCCGCCAACGCGCACCCGGCGACGCTGTACGGGGCCACGTGGACGACCGGGAAGACGGGCATGGGGCTGCGCCTGGCCAACGCGTACGCGCAGACCTCCGGCCCCATCGCCGACACCAGCCGCAACCTCACCGTCACCGCCTGGGCCCGCCTGACCGGCAACGCGGCCACCGCCACGGTCGTCACCCAGGAAGGCTCCAGGACCGGCGGCTTCACGCTCCAGTACTCCAAGTCCGACGACCGCTGGGCGCTGGTCCGCGCGAGCTCCGACGCCGACGGCGCCGCGACGGTCAAGGCCCTGTCGGCCGCCGCCCCGAGGCTGAACGAGTGGACCCACCTGGCCGGCGTCTACGACTCCGCCGCCGGCCAGATCTCCCTCTACGTCAACGGCAAGCTCGAATCCACGGTCGCCTTCACCCAGCCGTGGAACGCCACCGGGCCGCTCACCATCGGCCGCGGCAAGGTCAACGGAGCCGCGGCGGAGTCCTGGCCGGGCGACGTGGACGAGGTCCGCGTCTACGGCCGGGCCATGTTCGCCGACGAGGTCGCCGACCTGGTCAACAGCGCCGCCACGCTGGTCGGCCACTGGAAGCTGGACGAGGAGTCGGGCACGTCCGCCGCGGAGTCCTCGGGCCGCTCCACGGCCGCGACGCTGGCCGGGGGCGCGTCGTGGACGGACGGCTGGCTGGACGGCGCGCTCGCGCTCGACGGAGTCAACGGCTACGCCCAGACCACCGGCTCCGCCGTGAGCACCAGGTCGAGCTTCACCGTGGCCGCCTGGGTCCAGCTCGACTACCTGCCCACCGCCGACACCGCCGCCGTGGCCCAGCCGGGCAGCCGGGCGGCCGGGTTCCAGCTCGGCTTCGACAAGGAACAGCAGCGGTGGACCCTCGGCATGAGGGCCGCCGACACCGACACAGCCACCCTCGTACGCACCCGTTCCGACGACATCCCCAATCCGCTGGAGTGGACGCACATCGCGGGCGTCTACGACGCGCTGGCCGGCGAGCTGCGCATCTACATCAACGGCCGGCTCTCGACCACCACCATCACGTCCCACGCGAGCGCGTGGAACGCCACCGGCCCGCTGCAACTGGGCCGGACCAAGACCGCGGGCGCCTTCACCGGCTACTGGCCAGGAGCCGTGGACGACGTCCGCACGTATGACGGCGTGCTGAGCGCCGAGCAGATCGCTCAGCTGGCCGCCCAGTAA
- a CDS encoding RHS repeat domain-containing protein, whose amino-acid sequence MLSIALVVPLTYAMPAQAASRPAPSVENEKPIKGKNVPVLPPMANPVEKQAWKAPPGVAWPKPQAAELGGTGASTLAATGFPVKLAPQKGAAAAKAETPDPVRVELVDSKLLGLAMRVSPGQGASLKAASGKKTRLQIDYSGFRYAYGGDYGARLRVVKLEECALTGADGCAAPQPVKSENDSKAGTLTAEFEPAGLYAVTAAASGPSGDHSATSLAPSASWGVGPQTGDFNWDYDLRTPPALGGDEPELSIDYSSQSVDGRTASTNNQASWVGEGFELNPSGYIERRYKSCMVDGKKTGDLCWDGENVTLSLGNSAVELVKDATSKQWRPKRDDGTRIEYLTGATNGDNNGEYWRVTGADGTQYTFGLNRLPGWVTGKPETKSVQTVPVFGNNSGEPCYNSTPANAWCQQAYRWNLDYAVDTHGNATTYWYAQEKNYYGRNMKPELGTVYDRAGYLTRIDYGYLQNELFTKAPAARVVFDVAERCLPSGTITCAADQLKKETASSWPDVPFDQICDSGVKCTDRLAPTFFTRKRLVKVTTQIVNTSGQYTSVDSWTLEHQFPASGDGMSPALWLASIQQTGHVGGTITLPKVTFIGVQLPNRVDANEGRAPLVKWRVQAVNNESGGELRVNYSAADCKPGDVPAADKNARRCFPQRWSPPNEAEVTDWFHKYVVTQTMEVDRVGGAPNVVTDYEYLDGTAWHYAENVLVKPEHRTWSEFRGYGRVRVRQGDGQDTKRTLTEFRYFRGMHGDKQADGSKRSAQVTDSEGVKLDDLDQLAGFEREEIVYDGDGGSILSATLEEPWSVKTAESTQSGVTKAAYVVEPKSMVTRTALEGGKWRRTGEEREYDTKGLLTQVEEKGDLATTDDDQCTRYTYARNDSSWMLDYTSRIQKVAAGCGTAVSKLAAGEVISDQKVQYDNKAYGQAPTKGDVTTVENTVSGDGATIVESTHTYDAYGRETSETDALGTKSTTTYTPTAGAPPTEIKEVNQLGHVERTLLEPAWGEPYAEIDANNRRIDMEYDALGRLVKVWQPDRSKAANQSPSTEYAYTMRTDGPSFVTTKTLNADGTYSASHELYDGLMRKRQTQEPAPRDEQTQDPALRDGRTITDTIYNSLGEAAKSNTGYFATGTPSTDLFGVADADVPNQVVVTFDGSGDANAQILKAKGQEKYRVSTTQQGDRVHITPPPGGTATTRIGDADDRLIELRQYKGATPTGEYESTKYTYDHAGRLSTVTDAAGNVWRHHYDMRGREIKMEDPDKGVTTMTYNDADELVTTTDSRGKTLYYVYDALGRKKELRDGSATGPLLAEWQYDALAKGHMNASIRYTGGQAYKAEINAIDTDYRTLRETVTIPEREGKLAGSYQLNTRYTIDDQVQSVSFPAAGGLAEEQVVYTYDELSQPTKVSGLSTYVTATRYSKLGETLQTELSTGGKKTWLTYTHDEATRRMSRMQVDREGAPATDLDLNYTYDAVGNITRIADKGASGQDTQCFKYDHLRRMTSAWTATDDCASGSPQSDKIGGVAPYALSYEYDATGNRLKEIKHAWGGAGETTRTSTYPAAGGKQPHALQTVGSDLFEYDAAGNTTRRKVGNSDQSLVWDAEGNLESVTEAGKTTSFVYNAEGDRLIRKTPTDSTLYIDDIELRFDFAKDAVEQTRYYTIGGEPIAVRTPDNQVYFLVNDHQGTAQAAVNASTGELAVRRTTPFGENRGSPPAFWPGQRGFVGGTQDSTTGLVHLGAREYDPKNGRFLSVDPVMEEQTPQQLNAYAYANNSPVTMSDPDGQLFWFVAAVVVRVSAQIIARRLAMAAARRAAIAAARAAARRAALAAARRRALAEARRRAAAEAKKRALEAARKKAAAAARKKLQEQAKKRAAERARKAATARAQRRAAAAAKREARRKAAEQAAKRRAAAAARTRNRRAGRVPSGIQRARQRPAQRPTSHRAQQRQSPPRDSRQPMQPRPSQIYRNDGSTQPTQSYTVYRDGRMYPDGPPPAARPGGSGQGERQIFRPEKIEPENTRTGTIAEAGFKVNQYLDKSGIADALDIIIWGLGG is encoded by the coding sequence GTGCTTTCCATCGCCCTCGTCGTCCCCCTCACCTACGCCATGCCCGCGCAGGCCGCGTCCCGGCCGGCCCCCTCGGTGGAGAACGAGAAGCCGATCAAGGGCAAGAACGTCCCGGTCCTGCCCCCGATGGCCAATCCCGTCGAGAAACAGGCGTGGAAGGCGCCACCAGGGGTCGCCTGGCCCAAACCCCAGGCGGCGGAGCTGGGCGGCACCGGGGCGAGCACCCTGGCGGCGACCGGCTTCCCCGTGAAGCTGGCCCCGCAGAAGGGCGCCGCCGCCGCCAAGGCCGAGACCCCCGACCCCGTACGCGTCGAGCTCGTAGACTCCAAGCTGCTCGGCCTCGCGATGCGCGTATCGCCCGGCCAGGGAGCGAGCCTCAAGGCCGCGTCCGGCAAGAAGACCCGCCTGCAGATCGACTACTCCGGCTTCCGCTACGCCTACGGCGGCGACTACGGCGCCCGGCTGCGCGTGGTCAAGCTGGAGGAGTGCGCCCTGACCGGGGCGGACGGCTGCGCCGCCCCCCAGCCGGTCAAGAGCGAGAACGACTCGAAGGCGGGCACGCTGACGGCCGAGTTCGAGCCGGCAGGCCTGTACGCGGTCACGGCCGCCGCCTCGGGCCCGTCCGGCGACCACTCCGCCACCTCGCTCGCCCCGTCGGCGAGCTGGGGCGTCGGTCCCCAGACCGGTGACTTCAACTGGGACTACGACCTGCGCACCCCTCCCGCGCTGGGCGGCGACGAGCCGGAGTTGTCGATCGACTACTCCTCCCAGAGCGTGGACGGTCGCACCGCCTCCACCAACAACCAGGCGTCCTGGGTCGGTGAGGGCTTCGAGCTCAACCCCAGCGGCTACATCGAGCGCCGCTACAAGTCCTGCATGGTCGACGGCAAGAAGACCGGCGACCTGTGCTGGGACGGGGAGAACGTCACCCTGTCGCTCGGCAACTCGGCCGTCGAGCTGGTCAAGGACGCCACGAGCAAGCAGTGGCGGCCCAAGCGCGACGACGGCACCCGGATCGAGTACCTCACCGGGGCCACCAACGGCGACAACAACGGCGAGTACTGGCGGGTCACCGGTGCTGACGGCACCCAGTACACCTTCGGCCTGAACCGCCTGCCCGGCTGGGTCACCGGCAAGCCGGAGACCAAGTCGGTCCAGACGGTGCCGGTGTTCGGCAACAACAGCGGCGAGCCCTGCTACAACAGCACCCCGGCCAACGCCTGGTGCCAGCAGGCCTACCGGTGGAACCTGGACTACGCGGTGGACACCCACGGCAACGCCACCACGTACTGGTACGCCCAGGAGAAGAACTACTACGGCCGCAACATGAAGCCCGAGCTGGGCACCGTGTACGACCGCGCGGGCTACCTCACCCGCATCGACTACGGCTACCTGCAGAACGAGCTGTTCACCAAGGCTCCCGCCGCCCGCGTCGTCTTCGACGTGGCCGAGCGCTGCCTGCCCAGCGGCACCATCACCTGTGCCGCCGACCAGCTCAAGAAGGAGACCGCCAGCAGCTGGCCGGACGTCCCGTTCGACCAGATCTGTGACTCCGGAGTGAAGTGCACCGACCGCCTGGCGCCGACGTTCTTCACGCGCAAGCGCCTGGTCAAGGTCACCACGCAGATCGTCAACACCTCGGGCCAGTACACGTCGGTGGACTCCTGGACGCTCGAGCACCAGTTCCCCGCCTCGGGTGACGGCATGAGCCCGGCGCTGTGGCTGGCGTCGATCCAGCAGACCGGTCACGTGGGCGGCACGATCACGCTGCCCAAGGTCACGTTCATCGGCGTCCAGCTGCCCAACCGGGTGGACGCCAACGAGGGCCGCGCCCCGCTGGTCAAGTGGCGCGTGCAGGCCGTGAACAACGAGTCCGGCGGTGAGCTGCGGGTCAACTACTCCGCCGCCGACTGCAAGCCCGGCGACGTGCCCGCCGCCGACAAGAACGCCAGGCGCTGCTTCCCGCAGCGCTGGTCACCGCCGAACGAGGCTGAGGTGACCGACTGGTTCCACAAGTACGTGGTCACGCAGACGATGGAGGTGGACCGCGTCGGCGGCGCCCCCAACGTCGTCACCGACTACGAGTACCTGGACGGGACCGCCTGGCACTACGCCGAAAACGTCCTCGTCAAGCCCGAGCACCGCACGTGGTCGGAGTTCCGGGGCTACGGCCGGGTCCGGGTGCGCCAGGGCGACGGCCAGGACACCAAGCGCACGCTGACGGAGTTCCGGTACTTCCGCGGCATGCACGGTGACAAGCAGGCCGACGGCTCCAAGCGCAGCGCGCAGGTCACGGACTCCGAGGGCGTCAAGCTCGACGACCTCGACCAGCTCGCGGGCTTCGAGCGCGAGGAGATCGTCTACGACGGCGACGGCGGGTCCATCCTGAGCGCGACGCTCGAGGAGCCCTGGTCCGTCAAGACCGCCGAGTCCACGCAGAGCGGCGTCACCAAGGCCGCGTACGTGGTCGAGCCCAAGTCCATGGTCACCCGCACCGCGCTGGAGGGAGGCAAGTGGCGTCGTACCGGCGAGGAGCGCGAGTACGACACCAAGGGCCTGCTCACCCAGGTGGAGGAGAAGGGCGACCTGGCCACGACGGATGACGACCAGTGCACCCGCTACACCTACGCCCGCAACGACAGCAGCTGGATGCTCGACTACACGAGCCGGATCCAGAAGGTCGCCGCCGGCTGCGGCACCGCCGTGTCCAAGCTGGCCGCCGGTGAGGTCATCTCCGACCAGAAGGTCCAGTACGACAACAAGGCGTACGGCCAGGCGCCGACCAAGGGTGACGTGACCACCGTCGAGAACACCGTCTCCGGGGACGGCGCGACGATCGTCGAGAGCACCCACACCTACGACGCCTACGGTCGCGAGACCAGCGAGACCGACGCGCTGGGCACCAAGTCGACCACCACCTACACCCCGACCGCGGGCGCGCCCCCGACGGAGATCAAGGAGGTCAACCAGCTGGGTCACGTCGAGCGCACCCTGCTCGAGCCGGCCTGGGGCGAGCCGTACGCCGAGATCGACGCGAACAACCGCCGCATCGACATGGAGTACGACGCGCTCGGCCGCCTGGTCAAGGTCTGGCAGCCCGACCGCAGCAAGGCGGCCAACCAGTCGCCCAGCACCGAGTACGCCTACACGATGCGCACCGATGGTCCGAGCTTCGTCACCACGAAGACGCTGAACGCGGACGGCACCTACAGCGCGAGCCACGAGCTGTACGACGGCCTGATGCGCAAGCGCCAGACCCAGGAGCCCGCGCCCCGCGACGAGCAGACGCAGGACCCGGCGCTGCGTGACGGTCGCACGATCACCGACACCATCTACAACTCCCTCGGCGAGGCGGCGAAGTCGAACACCGGCTACTTCGCCACCGGGACGCCCTCCACCGACCTGTTCGGCGTGGCCGACGCGGACGTGCCCAACCAGGTCGTGGTGACCTTCGACGGCAGCGGTGACGCCAACGCGCAGATCCTCAAGGCGAAGGGCCAGGAGAAGTACCGGGTCAGCACCACGCAGCAGGGCGACCGGGTCCACATCACGCCGCCGCCCGGCGGCACCGCCACGACCCGCATCGGCGACGCCGACGACCGGCTCATCGAGCTGCGCCAGTACAAGGGCGCCACTCCGACGGGCGAGTACGAGTCCACCAAGTACACCTACGACCACGCCGGACGCCTGTCCACGGTGACCGACGCGGCGGGCAACGTGTGGCGCCACCACTACGACATGCGCGGCCGCGAGATCAAGATGGAGGACCCCGACAAGGGCGTCACCACGATGACGTACAACGACGCCGACGAGCTGGTCACCACGACCGACTCGCGCGGCAAGACGTTGTACTACGTCTACGACGCGCTGGGCCGCAAGAAGGAGCTGCGCGACGGCTCCGCGACCGGTCCGCTGCTCGCCGAGTGGCAGTACGACGCGCTGGCCAAGGGCCACATGAACGCCAGCATCCGCTACACGGGCGGACAGGCGTACAAGGCCGAGATCAACGCCATCGACACCGATTACCGCACGCTGCGCGAGACCGTCACCATCCCCGAGCGGGAGGGCAAGCTGGCGGGCTCCTACCAGCTCAACACCCGCTACACGATCGACGACCAGGTCCAGTCCGTCAGCTTCCCGGCCGCGGGCGGCCTGGCGGAGGAGCAGGTCGTCTACACCTACGACGAGCTCAGCCAGCCGACCAAGGTCAGCGGCCTGTCGACGTACGTGACCGCGACCCGCTACTCCAAGCTGGGCGAGACCCTGCAGACGGAGCTGAGCACCGGAGGCAAGAAGACCTGGCTCACCTACACCCATGACGAGGCCACCCGCCGGATGTCCAGGATGCAGGTGGACAGGGAGGGCGCCCCGGCGACCGACCTGGACCTCAACTACACCTACGACGCGGTCGGCAACATCACCAGGATCGCTGACAAGGGTGCGAGCGGCCAGGACACGCAGTGCTTCAAGTACGACCATCTGCGCCGGATGACCTCGGCGTGGACGGCCACCGACGACTGCGCCAGCGGCAGCCCGCAGTCCGACAAGATCGGCGGCGTGGCCCCGTACGCGCTCAGCTACGAGTACGACGCCACCGGCAACCGGCTCAAGGAGATCAAGCACGCCTGGGGTGGCGCGGGTGAGACCACCCGTACCTCCACCTACCCGGCGGCGGGCGGCAAGCAGCCGCACGCGCTCCAGACCGTCGGGTCGGACCTCTTCGAGTACGACGCCGCGGGCAACACCACCAGGCGCAAGGTCGGCAACTCCGACCAGAGCCTGGTCTGGGACGCCGAAGGCAACCTGGAGTCGGTGACGGAGGCGGGCAAGACGACGTCCTTCGTGTACAACGCGGAGGGCGACCGGCTGATCCGCAAGACGCCGACCGACTCGACGCTCTACATCGACGACATCGAGTTGCGCTTCGACTTCGCCAAGGACGCCGTCGAGCAGACCCGCTACTACACCATCGGCGGCGAGCCCATCGCGGTGCGCACGCCGGACAACCAGGTGTACTTCCTGGTCAACGACCACCAGGGCACCGCTCAGGCGGCCGTGAACGCAAGCACCGGTGAGCTGGCCGTACGCAGGACGACGCCGTTCGGCGAGAACCGGGGATCGCCACCGGCGTTCTGGCCGGGGCAGCGCGGATTCGTGGGAGGCACGCAGGATTCCACGACCGGGCTGGTCCACCTCGGGGCCCGCGAGTACGACCCCAAGAACGGGCGCTTCCTGTCGGTCGACCCCGTCATGGAGGAGCAGACCCCGCAGCAGCTCAACGCCTACGCCTACGCCAACAACAGCCCCGTCACCATGAGCGACCCCGACGGCCAGCTGTTCTGGTTCGTCGCGGCGGTCGTGGTGCGGGTCTCGGCGCAGATCATCGCCAGGAGGCTGGCGATGGCCGCCGCCAGGCGGGCCGCCATCGCGGCGGCGCGTGCGGCGGCGAGAAGGGCCGCCCTCGCGGCGGCACGGCGCCGGGCACTGGCGGAGGCCAGGCGGAGAGCCGCGGCCGAGGCCAAGAAGCGGGCCCTGGAGGCGGCGCGGAAGAAGGCCGCGGCCGCGGCCAGGAAGAAGCTCCAGGAACAGGCCAAGAAGAGGGCGGCCGAAAGGGCCAGGAAGGCGGCGACGGCACGGGCGCAGCGGCGGGCCGCGGCGGCGGCGAAGAGAGAGGCGCGGAGAAAGGCCGCTGAGCAGGCGGCGAAGCGCCGGGCCGCGGCGGCGGCCAGGACGCGCAACAGGCGGGCCGGCCGGGTCCCCAGCGGGATCCAGCGGGCACGGCAGCGTCCGGCGCAGCGTCCGACCAGCCACAGGGCGCAGCAGCGGCAGTCGCCGCCCAGGGACAGCCGGCAGCCGATGCAGCCACGGCCGAGTCAGATCTACCGCAACGACGGCTCGACTCAGCCGACGCAGTCCTACACCGTCTACCGCGACGGCCGGATGTATCCGGACGGACCGCCACCGGCGGCCCGGCCCGGCGGCTCCGGCCAGGGTGAGCGTCAGATCTTCAGGCCGGAGAAGATCGAGCCCGAGAACACGAGGACGGGCACGATCGCCGAAGCCGGCTTCAAGGTCAACCAGTATCTCGACAAGAGCGGAATAGCCGACGCACTCGACATCATCATCTGGGGGCTGGGAGGTTAG
- a CDS encoding SDR family NAD(P)-dependent oxidoreductase, whose product MGAFDLSGKQALVTGASKGIGRGIALAYAEAGADVALVSRSAESLAEVAKEVEALGRRAVVIPADLTDRDAAAGAVAAAIDGLGHLDIVVNNAGGSNFLVEFKDLRLSGWDKLMRLNLDSAMIVCHTVAPHLLERGGGTVINVASVAALGAPFLAPYAAAKAGLVALTKTLAVEWARTGVRVNALCPGWTATDLNRNLWEDETSGAATVATVPMRRWGTVAEMAQPAVFLASPASAYMTGQVLFVDGGATAI is encoded by the coding sequence GTGGGCGCGTTCGATCTCAGTGGGAAGCAGGCTCTGGTCACAGGGGCGTCGAAGGGGATCGGGCGGGGCATCGCGCTCGCCTACGCCGAGGCGGGGGCCGACGTGGCGCTCGTGTCGCGGTCGGCCGAGAGCCTGGCCGAGGTGGCCAAGGAGGTCGAGGCGCTGGGCAGGCGCGCGGTCGTCATCCCCGCCGACCTCACCGACCGCGACGCGGCCGCGGGGGCCGTCGCGGCGGCGATCGACGGGCTCGGGCACCTCGACATCGTGGTCAACAACGCGGGCGGGTCCAACTTCCTCGTCGAGTTCAAGGACCTGCGGCTGTCGGGGTGGGACAAGCTGATGCGGCTCAACCTCGACTCGGCCATGATCGTCTGTCACACGGTCGCGCCCCACCTGCTGGAGCGGGGCGGCGGCACGGTCATCAACGTGGCCTCGGTGGCGGCGCTCGGCGCGCCCTTCCTCGCCCCGTACGCCGCCGCCAAGGCCGGGCTGGTGGCGCTGACCAAGACGCTGGCCGTGGAGTGGGCGCGGACGGGGGTGCGGGTCAACGCGCTGTGCCCCGGCTGGACGGCCACCGACCTCAACCGGAACCTCTGGGAGGACGAGACCTCCGGGGCCGCCACGGTCGCCACGGTGCCCATGCGGCGCTGGGGGACGGTGGCGGAGATGGCCCAGCCGGCCGTGTTCCTGGCCAGCCCGGCTTCCGCGTACATGACGGGCCAGGTGCTGTTCGTGGACGGCGGCGCCACCGCCATCTAA